The sequence atattaatttaataattatccAATAAACACATAATCATATCAAATTTTTCTGCACATCGCATGGGTCTGCAACTagtttatatattactaaaagctaaagcgtAGAGTTTAATACTGCTGCTCTCATGTTGCACCACATCAGTTGccacgtcatttttttttttttttaaatataatttgtcctacaattttaaaatgatttttacaatttttaggtctataaatgcagcccactacttatttatttacttatttatttagttccactatcaaacccaacccaaagTCTTTTCAGTTCAGTTTTAGAGTTTTGTGTGAGCCTTTGTAGCttaaggaaaaggaaaaaaaaaaaaaaacaaaaaacaaaaaacaaaacaaaacgttgaagcctttcaagttttttttttttttttttttcaattttcttataattgtttttaacatttattttttaaatatttacacttctccaacttTTATCTCTCCCTTACCAttttatctccccactacttcttcaatctttctccatctcttaccttttcatctctccactaccctctacattaatatcattcttccactttcccttcattttcctttatttttgtctcttcttattcacactctcttactataaatttgtcactatctcttctattttatgtatagttttccctcacaaaaaaaaaaaaaaaaaggttccctctctctctctctctctctctctctctctaaattttttggtggattttttttatttttcttgcatctctactttaggttgataattttttatattttttaaaactttattttgggttaatgagatttagttttgtattttagattgttgtttttttattattctttaatctctttgattattaaatgttatcctattgcgttctaaagaattaaatatagcatataaaaatataatattattctattacatagcatgatttggataatttggtatttattatGTTACagagcatgattttttatagtgctcaatttatatgttaaactatgagactttattaatttttgtttattttctaatcctttgtggtaggcaaagtactcttaatagttgtattagaagtactctataatgccatttatttaaagaaaagcaaaggttagccaaatgaaaataatcggataggtgacaaattttaacttttgcaattttatttttatttttattattttataacaatgcatgtatagaaatttaattcttaaattttgctaataattgtttatttgataatatgtttttggcggctaaaattaaaatttctacaaaaaaaataaccttaatagattatcaaaaacaaaattttatcctaatattagttcaattaatcattgttaagttttattaatttttttttagtttacattttttttttgtgttttggattgttcctatattacatttataattgttcctataataaataaaaatataattacgaaatacattactcattattagattagtttatatagtaaattttttttttaataaaaccaccataaaaataattatcacgtgCAACGCACGGGTTCGCGACTAGTTCTAATGAAATGACAACATGTATTAGAGAGTATATCGAAGTTTGTTACCAAAAAGTATAGAATGTGGAGCAATGTTTGTATTACTTTGAGTCTTTGATGAAATTTAAAACCTACATACCAGCCTAATGACAACACTAAAAGGAAACTTAGGGTTATAATGCTATGCTTATTATTGGGTATACATGTGAGTGAAGCCccacattaaataataataataataacaagaatAAGTGGTTAATAGAACATAGTTGAACTCAAACTTATAAGCTCAAATCTTTTGCATTAAAtagtgtctctatatgttatactAAATTACTAAATACTCAATTGGAGTCTTACTAAGATATTCTCTCCCCAATTCAATTTGATGGCCTAGCTACATCCATAACAGAAAACCAAAAAGCACAAGAATAGTGAAATGTCCTTTAAGATTGGGCTCTGCTATGCATGGTAACagttcaaaaaagtaaaaacgaTTTCTAGGTATGCAACAAACAGCAATGCTACTCCACTAGCAGGAAATTTATCTTTAGAACTATAATGACAGCATGTCTGGCTGCTTCCAGTCAAAATCTAAGAGTAGGCAGGTAAGCTTTCATAAACTGGTAACCAGACCTAACTcgtaaaaatgcaaaattgcaTAGAATAGCTTGGACAATTTTGGTTAACGTGCCAAGTCTACAACACATATCATTCTATCTTCATCCCCTAGTAAGTTATCCAAACTATAACTGCAGCGCACCAGTTCGTTTGAATGCACCAATTGCAGGTTCTAACCATGTCATGATTCTTCTTCCCCAGCttcagcagcagctatctcagaATCCAATTTGTTTATTAGCTGCTCACTTACATGTTCTACCACAGGCATCATACCAAGAATGATGCTTGGATCCAGGCCTGCACCACCTCGTTTAGTCAGCCCACAAATATGCCCTTTCCTGTTAACAGAAATAGAAACGGTGGAGCTCATTTGGAACTCCTCTTCTGAAATGGCATCTACAATATAGTGCCTTCCCACCTATAAAACAGAAGGTTAGTACTACATGCTAGAAGTACAGACATTTGCAGCTTATGAAAAGATTATATGTGCAGTTTTGTCACCTTTGTTAATGTAACTATGACAGGAATATTTGATGTGTCAAACTGCAGAAATTCTTCCTCACTGATGTCAACCTCTGGCTGCTCATCACCCAATGCACCAGCTGCAACATGAACTCTTGGGATCCCTGTATTGCTCAAAGAAGCCTTCAGGAACAACAGTAAAAAGATACATTAGTTTACAGTTTCCAATGGCAGCAAAGTCATCAACTGTTTACGATGCCTCTGATCATGAGAATCTAGGTAGAATAACGATGCCAAAAATTTATACGCATGCTGCTATCATGGTAAAATAGATACAACATAGGCACAAAGGTAGATTAAATGGGAAGCCTCTCCAAAAATAGGGGTTGAGGATGCCTACCAATTCCCTCCCCTAGACCCGACAAAACTGAAGCCTTCTGCACTGAGTATGACCTATATCTATTAGACTTATCAGAAAAAATGAAGCTCAGTGAAGTTGAAATTTGATCAGTCTGGTTTAGACATGTCTCAAGCACAAGAGATATGGCTCATCAGCTCTCTAGACTTTATCAACAGCCAGAAAAATTCTTGACATCCTGAcgaaattaagagaaaaattaaattgcaaATGTATGGATATATGTGGAGAAAAACTACCTTGATGGCAGCACCAAGGGCATCAAGCAGATTCCCGTCCAAACAAACAAGAAGACAATCAATATAAAGATCCCAGCAAATTTTTCCCCCCATAACTATTGGAGATGAGAGATCAATTCCAGCCcctgggaaaaataaataagacctcatttttcaatttaagCAAAGCAAGAACCtataatcaaaatacaaattagagGACGAACTGCAAAATGATAGAAAGCATGTGTAGGGCAATAAATTGATGGTGACTTTTCTTGCTCTGATTAGATTCATACCAGCTCCACTTTTAGGCTTTTAGCACCCAAGAGACAATGCTGAAGAGCAACTGAGAGTTCTGTGGACAACTCCTCACCCCCTTTGCCCTGAGTAAGGTATAAATCtaaattagaaatatatataaaatatatgaacTACAAAGAAAATTGGCAACGAGAATAACTCTTCCCCATTGTGCCATGATTGAATTTCAACTGCTATTTCACATAATGAATTCTTTtatagaaaaacaaacaaacaaaaaaggataAAGGATCTGTTTGTTTTAGTCTAAAATACCAGCTTATTTTCATTACTACGGCTTTTTATAAACTCACTTTTTCTAGGTACAAATGTACTTTTATAcaccttattttttttaaaaaataagccaatgaaattgaaaataagttcaacctaataaaaattataagaagAAGAACTATATGAGCTCaatcaacaaaaattgataGTATTAGAAGATAGTATAAGATATACAACCTAAAACATTGGTGTTGCGGTTGGACTGCAATCAACATGAATGGCAACCTTTCCTTTGTCAGGTTGCAATGAACTTGGCTTTCCAAGTTCGGCCTGCATTTACAGAAATTAGTACACAACATTACAAGTATTAACAAAACACAGGAGGAAAATGCTTAATGTAGATACATGCGGAAGATCCAGAATCTTGAACCATTAAATACCTTCACACTGGAAATAACATCTGTTTTTCCCAACCTGACTCTTGCTGAACCATTTGCCTGCCATTGAGTCCATGATAACGTAAAAACCAGTAGAAAAAAGTTTACTTTGTCTGGAAGAAAGTAGGCCAATGCTGATGTAAGAGAAATTAATTTCCTTGTTTACATGAGGTAAACTACCAAGAAACTCAATTAGACTTAATACTAACTAATTAGGTTTGGCTATATGAATCCTTTTCCAGCATTCAGACTATGTTTCAATAAGGTATTTGAAAATAATGTTATACCTGGGGTATAACTCCAGTTTCAACATAAATAGGACGGTAAGTTAATCTTTTTCGACCatcagaaccaaggtcttgagCAATGCCACCCTGTATGAAGTGCTCTTCTCCAAGACATAGTCCCACCATTCCTGCACATACATAAAATGAGGAGAGATACTGGTTGCAATGTTACACATAATTAGATCTTGTAAGTTctgggaaaaaaattcaaaaaaaaagaaaaaagtactgGGAGAAAACTAGAGGAACAACAAAAATGCTGAAGGAAACCATTAGGTGTTAAAAAGATGTTGTACTAAACAATAGTTTCTGAAGTCAAAAAGAAATTCAAGTCTTTTATAACCCCATGTTTTGTCAAGAAGAAGACCCCTTATTGGCGGAAAAACTAAAGGCACATTAAGTCAGTAAACCCAATTTCTTTATTGAAAGGGCATGCACAATGTGCTCCTTATAAAGATCATTTCTACCACCAAAACTGTAGTGAGATTGTGtctatatttgtaattttttccttttatggtCAGAGCATACACGCATCGAGTAATAATTTGGTAGATCTCCCTTCAAAATCCTCAAAACAAGGACATAAGTGAAGggaataatgaaagaaaaaaactagAGAATAGACACAGAAGGGAAAACTATTGTATGCCAGAGGGATTCAGATGCTTCATTGGCCATATCCATAACATTCCATTGCTTGGCTAAGTTTGTAACAGTTAACTGAAGTAAATAAGAATATCACACTTAAGGGGGTTCAGTGCAAAGGTTGGAATAAAGAACTACTTGATCTCTTCTAGgtttatgattttgtttggtaTTAATTGATTGGTTAATTATGAATGTGATATGGATTGCATCAAAAGGGATATGGAACATATTTTTCAGTTTCTTGGAATCCAAACAGTGtactaataaaactaaaaacgtttataagaaaacatatttttcaGTTTCTTGAGATCCCAACAGTATACTAATAAACCAAGAATATAAAAGTTCCTCCTATGCAGAAATTCTTCAGAGCTATTTGATCCAAAAATTCCTCTTTATATGGCATGAGAACAGCTGAGTAATACCAACACAAAATCATCAACTTCTCTAATATTTTGTGTAACTTGATGAAACGGAAGAATTTTCAACTTCTTATCATATGCAtaaccaaattacaataatatagAACATGCCAACCTTCTCCGCAGAAATTTCTTCACTAGTATTACTTGTTTATTAAGGCTCCAGCAATGGTAATAATAAAGAACTTACACATAATGGGACTAAGTACTCTAGACGCAGTGGTTTTAAGCGTATGTTTACAAGTGATTTTAGTACAACCACAAAGCCTACCACAAACACATTATTATCTAGATTTTGCATAAGCATCCACAagacttttaaaaataatctatatatatatatatatatatataaaaccgaaacctttgctggcaccacaattttccacatcagcacaatatttaattataactcctcaaaaccctagcaaccttacccctctctcaagttaagaaatataaagccacggtttctgcaaactctctctctccagatgtaggaagccctaaagtattcaaga is a genomic window of Quercus lobata isolate SW786 chromosome 2, ValleyOak3.0 Primary Assembly, whole genome shotgun sequence containing:
- the LOC115977579 gene encoding exosome complex component RRP42-like produces the protein MVGLSLGEEHFIQGGIAQDLCSDGWKRLTYSPIYVETGVIPQANGSARISLGETDVISSVKAELGRPSLLQPDKGKVAIHVDCSPTAAPMFEGRGGEELSTELSVALLCCLLGAKSGAGAGIDLSSPIVMGGKICWDLYIDCLLVCLDGNLLDALGAAIKASLSNTGIPRVHVAAGALGDEQPEVDISEEEFLQFDTSNIPVIVTLTKVGRHYIVDAISEEEFQMSSTVSISVNRKGHICGLTKRGGAGLDPSIILGMMPVVEHVSEQLINKLDSEIAAAEAGEEES